A segment of the Longimicrobium sp. genome:
CCACGCCACCTTCTTCCACGCCAGCACGCTGGACCCGCGCACGCGCGACGTGCTGATGGCCGCGCTCCCCGAGGAGGACCTCCCCAACCACACCTACTACGGCGACGGCTCGCCGATCCCGCCGGAGGTGATGGACGCGCTCCGCGACGCCTACCAGCGGGCGACGGTGCGCTTCGAGTGGGAGGCGGGCGACCTGCTGGTGCTGGACAACATGCTGGCGGCGCACGCCCGCGACCCGTTCCGCGGCCCGCGCCGCGTGCTCACGGCGATGGCCGACCCCTGCCACTGGGACAGCGTCTCTCCCGTCGCCTCCCCCGCCCGCGCGTGACGGCCATGTCCGAGCCCTCCGTCCTCCGCTTCCGGCTCTCGCCCCAGCAGCGGCGCCTCTGGCTCCTGCAGGAGGGGCACGCCGCCGCGCCCTACCACGCCGCCGCCGCCGTCTCCGTCGCCGGGCCGCTGGACGCCGAGGCGCTGGAGCGGGCGCTGGGCGCCGTGGTGGAGCGCCACGAGATCCTGCGCACCCGCTTCACCTTCCTCCCCACCATGCGCCTCCCCGTGCAGGAGGTGGACGCCGACGGCGCGCCGCCGCTCGGCCGCGAGGACTGGAGCGGGGCGGGCGAGGCGGAGGTCGCGGACCGCGCGGAGGCGTGGAGGGCGGCGGCCGGACGCGCGCCCCTCCGCGCCGACGGGGGCCCGCTCCTGGAGGCGCTCCTGGCGCGGACGGGGCCCGACCGGCACCTCCTCCTCCTCCGGCTCCCCGCGCTCCTGGCCGACGCGGCGTCGCTCCCCG
Coding sequences within it:
- a CDS encoding condensation domain-containing protein, whose amino-acid sequence is MSEPSVLRFRLSPQQRRLWLLQEGHAAAPYHAAAAVSVAGPLDAEALERALGAVVERHEILRTRFTFLPTMRLPVQEVDADGAPPLGREDWSGAGEAEVADRAEAWRAAAGRAPLRADGGPLLEALLARTGPDRHLLLLRLPALLADAASLPVLVRDLARAYAGEDGGLPAVQYADVAEVLNELLESNEAAAGREVWRRREEGAPGEPRLAALRADGGGFAPARLSRALPADAAARAA